One Penaeus vannamei isolate JL-2024 chromosome 27, ASM4276789v1, whole genome shotgun sequence genomic window carries:
- the LOC113825227 gene encoding cuticle protein AMP1A → MLISYLVIPYISAMKIIVLACLAAVALAAPQLEERVVELLRDDRVANEDGTYSYAVEADNGIKTAVSGSIGTEGQINQEGSYTFILEDGTQAIVSFVANENGFQPQSSLLPTPHPLPEHVYELLEIAERQRAEGIVFE, encoded by the exons ATGCTAATATCATACCTGGTGATCCCCTACATATCCGCCATGAAGATC ATCGTTCTTGCCTGTCTCGCTGCCGTTGCTCTCGCCGCCCCTCAGCTTGAGGAGCGAGTGGTCGAGCTCCTTCGCGATGACCGCGTAGCCAACGAGGACGGCACCTACTCCTACGCCGTGGAAGCCGACAACGGCATCAAGACAGCCGTTTCTGGAAGCATCGGAACCGAAGGCCAGATCAACCAGGAGGGATCTTACAC CTTTATCCTCGAGGACGGTACCCAAGCTATTGTCTCTTTCGTGGccaacgagaacggcttccagccccagtccagcctcctgcccactccccaccctcttcccgaACACGTCTATGAGCTGCTGGAAATCGCTGAGCGCCAGCGCGCTGAGGGCATCGTCTTCGAATAA
- the LOC113825228 gene encoding cuticle protein AMP1A-like, whose product MKIIVLACFAAVAVAAPQFEEPVVELLRDERVFNEDGTFSYAVEADNGIKTAVSGSIGAGGQINQEGSYTFILEDGTQALVSFVANENGFQPQSSILPTPHPLPAHVFELLEIAERQRAEGIVFE is encoded by the exons ATGAAGATT ATCGTTCTTGCCTGCTTCGCCGCCGTGGCTGTCGCCGCTCCTCAGTTCGAGGAGCCAGTGGTCGAACTCCTCCGCGATGAGCGCGTCTTCAACGAGGACGGCACCTTCTCCTACGCCGTGGAAGCCGACAACGGCATCAAGACAGCCGTTTCTGGAAGCATCGGAGCCGGAGGCCAGATCAACCAGGAGGGATCCTACAC CTTTATCCTCGAGGACGGTACCCAGGCTCTAGTGTCTTTCGTGGccaacgagaacggcttccagccccagtccagcatcctgcccactccccaccctcttcccgccCACGTCTTTGAGCTGCTGGAAATCGCTGAGCGTCAGCGCGCTGAGGGAATCGTCTTCGAATAA
- the LOC113802563 gene encoding cuticle protein AMP1A has product MQIIVLTCLVAVAVAAPQFEEPVVELLRDERVFNEDGTFSYAVEADNGIKTAVSGSIGAGGQINQEGSYTFILEDGTQALVSFVANENGFQPQSSLLPTPHPLPAHVYELLEIAERQRAEGIVFE; this is encoded by the exons ATGCAGATT ATCGTTCTTACCTGTCTCGTCGCCGTGGCTGTCGCCGCTCCTCAGTTCGAGGAGCCAGTGGTCGAACTCCTCCGCGATGAGCGCGTCTTCAACGAGGACGGCACCTTCTCCTACGCCGTGGAAGCCGACAACGGCATCAAAACAGCCGTTTCTGGAAGCATCGGAGCCGGAGGCCAGATCAACCAGGAGGGATCCTACAC CTTTATCCTCGAGGACGGTACCCAGGCTCTAGTGTCTTTCGTGGccaacgagaacggcttccagccccagtccagcctcctgcccactccccaccctcttcccgccCACGTCTATGAGCTGCTGGAAATCGCTGAGCGTCAGCGCGCTGAGGGAATCGTCTTCGAATAA
- the LOC113825235 gene encoding cuticle protein AMP1A-like, translated as MQIIVLTCLVAVAVAAPQFEEPVVELLRDERVFNEDGTFSYAVEADNGIKTAVSGSIGAGGQINQEGSYTFILEDGTQALVSFVANENGFQPQSSLLPTPHPLPEHVFELLEIAERQRAAGIVFE; from the exons ATGCAGATT ATCGTTCTTACCTGTCTCGTCGCCGTGGCTGTCGCCGCTCCTCAGTTCGAGGAGCCAGTGGTCGAACTCCTCCGCGATGAGCGCGTCTTCAACGAGGACGGCACCTTCTCCTACGCCGTGGAAGCCGACAACGGCATCAAAACAGCCGTTTCTGGAAGCATCGGAGCCGGAGGCCAGATCAACCAGGAGGGATCCTACAC CTTTATCCTCGAGGACGGTACCCAGGCTCTAGTGTCTTTTGTGGccaacgagaacggcttccagccccagtccagcctcctgcccactccccaccctcttcctgaACACGTGTTTGAGCTGCTGGAAATCGCTGAGCGTCAGCGCGCTGCGGGTATCGTCTTCGAATAA
- the LOC113825231 gene encoding cuticle protein AMP1A-like, producing the protein MKFVILACLAAVAVAAPQFEEPVVELLRDERVFNEDGTFSYAVEADNGIKTAVSGSIGAGGQINQEGSYTFILEDGTQALVSFVANENGFQPQSSLLPTPHPLPEHVYELLEIAERQRAEGIVFE; encoded by the exons ATGAAGTTT GTCATTCTTGCCTGTCTCGCCGCCGTGGCTGTCGCCGCTCCTCAGTTCGAGGAGCCAGTGGTCGAACTCCTCCGCGATGAGCGCGTCTTCAACGAGGACGGCACCTTCTCCTACGCCGTGGAAGCCGACAACGGCATCAAGACAGCCGTTTCTGGAAGCATCGGAGCCGGAGGCCAGATCAACCAGGAGGGATCCTACAC CTTTATCCTCGAGGACGGTACCCAGGCTCTAGTGTCTTTTGTGGccaacgagaacggcttccagccccagtccagcctcctgcccactccccaccctcttcctgaACACGTCTACGAGCTGCTGGAAATCGCTGAGCGTCAGCGCGCTGAGGGAATCGTCTTCGAATAA
- the LOC113825236 gene encoding cuticle protein AMP1A-like, producing MKIIVLACLAAVGVAAPQFEEPVVELLRDERVFNEDGTFSYAVEADNGIKTAVSGSIGAGGQINQEGSYTFILEDGTQALVSFVANENGFQPQSSLLPTPHPLPEHVFELLEIAERQRAAGIVFE from the exons ATGAAGATT ATCGTTCTTGCCTGTCTCGCCGCCGTGGGTGTCGCCGCTCCTCAGTTCGAGGAACCAGTGGTCGAACTCCTCCGCGATGAGCGCGTCTTCAACGAGGACGGCACCTTCTCCTACGCCGTGGAAGCCGACAACGGCATCAAAACAGCTGTTTCTGGAAGCATCGGAGCCGGAGGCCAGATCAACCAGGAGGGATCCTACAC CTTTATCCTCGAGGACGGTACCCAGGCTCTAGTGTCTTTCGTGGccaacgagaacggcttccagccccagtccagcctcctgcccactccccaccctcttcctgaACACGTGTTTGAGCTGCTGGAAATCGCTGAGCGTCAGCGCGCTGCGGGTATCGTCTTCGAATAA